Proteins encoded by one window of Chondromyces crocatus:
- a CDS encoding protein kinase domain-containing protein yields MSDGPKSSSRQPQTAPPAKPIRLGRYQLLKRIGLGGMAEIWVARVTAISGVQKICVVKRILPHLTDNPEFVRMFLDEARIAATLSHPNLVQMYDVEEVDRTPLISMEYLHGEDLRAIKKALRGQKRRMPLDQAVSIGIGMAAGLHYAHEKVGFDGQPLNIVHRDVSPHNVIVTYDGAVKLLDFGIAKAANRMNETRDGALKGKIPYMSPEQCRSERLDRRSDVYSTGIILYEITTGHRIFRRGATEFEIMRAIVEDQATPPTRLVIDFPEELERIILKSLAKNRAERYASARDLQIDLEAFAREYRLNTGGLSLSSFMGELFGKRAEAWREALTSGNDLLDHITERPPPSEALAEDWGLDPEGAEARAPRTEEALFTTRRSSPGKRDDDPAPAALPDPGHGGEPRALSIIRRRTGGLLMVSLSGRMTEAFQGSALAREMSGKVLFDLAGVERVTSFGVREWLQMLNDVSSRVSALYIARCSEPIVNQVSMIRRFVGDGLIVSFYGPYRCESCGNAFNRLFDCQKDADAIRAAEPPPCACPRCGAEGTFDDDAESYFAFATSYIGAAVPKDVRAVLDELNRSDTASSGEAIEKSVDSQVTRLRVACKLDNTVRWKRALDGIEGDLVIDLGGSAGVTPEGARSLEMALRALGDEVRSIDIEGCPRALCEHLITAKPKLRAVITSALVEARCESCNAMRSTILDLKEATAAALEDRDPYVPCKRCNTALSFVQLRPLLRRMGGARNSQPVEIDEKRVSSPGQPRERTSSPGQQRERASSPGQQRERASSSTSAHDTSTSVASTTTNAATATTTATATAPGRLRVPAIVATLVGAAAALGIAFAYRDATSKHQADPAPVTTATSAIEPPPPPPVGAPPDWATQPFVADAEQVLVVGQGTGPTREAALSAARVAAIAELIRHLAQGLSTSPLHALLKQRGLDGSPASTPEQREVQAARYLHQVGAIASPERDEVRFQEQDGQVTALARYRLRKDGFDAAVKSYERTVQTLGLSVAPLFPLLEQPPRAPGDLVVVAVDDKGPAAASRVRVGDVLISVNRQPVSGLDALESLVQKAPLGPIEVEVDTGGQRQTLRLHKSAR; encoded by the coding sequence GTGAGCGATGGCCCCAAGTCCAGTTCGCGTCAGCCGCAGACCGCACCGCCCGCCAAACCCATCCGGCTCGGGCGCTACCAGCTCCTGAAGCGCATCGGGCTCGGCGGCATGGCCGAGATCTGGGTCGCCCGCGTCACGGCCATCTCCGGCGTGCAGAAGATCTGCGTGGTCAAGCGCATCCTGCCGCACCTCACCGACAACCCAGAGTTCGTGCGGATGTTCCTGGACGAGGCGCGGATCGCCGCGACCTTGTCCCACCCGAACCTCGTCCAGATGTACGACGTCGAGGAGGTGGACCGCACGCCCCTCATCTCCATGGAGTACCTCCATGGTGAGGACCTGCGCGCGATCAAGAAAGCGCTGCGCGGTCAGAAGCGACGCATGCCGCTCGACCAGGCCGTCAGCATCGGCATCGGCATGGCGGCAGGGCTCCATTACGCGCACGAGAAGGTCGGCTTCGACGGCCAGCCCCTGAACATCGTCCACCGTGACGTCTCCCCGCACAACGTCATCGTCACCTACGACGGCGCCGTGAAGCTGCTCGACTTCGGCATCGCCAAGGCCGCGAACCGCATGAACGAGACCCGCGACGGAGCCCTCAAGGGGAAGATCCCGTACATGTCGCCCGAGCAGTGTCGCAGCGAGCGGCTGGACAGGCGCTCCGACGTCTACTCGACCGGGATCATCCTCTACGAGATCACGACCGGCCACCGCATCTTCCGTCGCGGCGCGACCGAGTTCGAGATCATGCGGGCCATCGTCGAGGATCAGGCCACACCGCCCACCCGCCTGGTGATCGATTTCCCCGAGGAACTCGAGCGCATCATCCTCAAGTCGCTCGCCAAGAACCGCGCTGAGCGCTACGCGAGCGCCCGCGATCTCCAGATCGATCTGGAGGCCTTCGCGCGCGAGTACCGGCTCAACACGGGCGGGCTGTCCCTGTCCTCGTTCATGGGAGAGCTCTTCGGCAAGCGCGCCGAAGCGTGGCGAGAGGCGCTCACTTCGGGGAACGACCTGCTCGATCACATCACCGAGCGCCCGCCGCCCTCGGAGGCCCTCGCAGAGGACTGGGGCCTCGATCCCGAGGGCGCCGAGGCGCGCGCGCCACGTACGGAGGAAGCGCTCTTCACGACGAGGCGCTCCTCGCCTGGCAAACGCGACGACGACCCGGCGCCTGCCGCGCTGCCGGATCCAGGCCACGGCGGCGAGCCGCGCGCGCTGTCGATCATCCGGCGCCGCACGGGTGGGTTGCTCATGGTGTCCCTGTCGGGGCGCATGACCGAGGCCTTTCAGGGCAGCGCGCTGGCCCGGGAGATGTCGGGCAAGGTCCTCTTCGATCTGGCTGGCGTGGAACGCGTCACCTCCTTCGGTGTGCGGGAGTGGCTCCAGATGCTGAACGACGTCAGCTCGCGCGTCAGCGCGCTGTACATCGCGCGCTGCTCCGAGCCGATCGTGAACCAGGTGAGCATGATCCGCCGCTTCGTGGGGGATGGGCTCATCGTCTCGTTCTACGGCCCCTACCGCTGCGAGAGCTGTGGCAACGCCTTCAACCGGCTCTTCGACTGCCAGAAGGATGCGGACGCCATCCGCGCCGCCGAGCCGCCGCCGTGCGCGTGCCCGCGCTGCGGAGCCGAAGGGACCTTCGACGACGACGCGGAGAGCTACTTCGCCTTCGCCACGTCCTACATCGGGGCAGCGGTCCCGAAGGACGTGCGGGCCGTGCTCGACGAGCTGAACAGGAGCGATACGGCGTCGAGCGGCGAGGCCATCGAGAAGTCCGTGGACAGCCAGGTCACCCGCCTCCGCGTGGCCTGCAAGCTCGACAACACCGTCCGCTGGAAACGCGCGCTCGATGGAATCGAAGGCGATCTCGTCATCGATCTCGGCGGCTCGGCGGGCGTCACGCCCGAAGGTGCGCGCTCCCTCGAGATGGCACTCCGCGCCCTGGGCGACGAGGTCCGCTCCATCGACATCGAGGGCTGCCCCAGAGCCCTCTGCGAGCACCTCATCACCGCCAAGCCGAAGCTCCGCGCGGTCATCACCTCCGCCCTCGTGGAGGCCCGCTGCGAGTCCTGCAACGCCATGCGCTCGACCATCCTGGATCTCAAGGAGGCGACCGCGGCAGCGCTCGAGGACCGAGACCCGTACGTCCCCTGCAAACGCTGCAACACCGCGCTCTCCTTCGTCCAGCTGCGCCCCTTGCTGCGGCGCATGGGAGGGGCTCGGAACTCGCAGCCCGTGGAGATCGACGAGAAGCGCGTATCGTCGCCAGGACAGCCGCGCGAGCGCACCTCATCGCCGGGACAGCAACGTGAGCGAGCCTCGTCGCCAGGGCAGCAACGCGAGCGTGCCTCGTCGTCGACCAGCGCGCACGACACGAGCACGTCGGTCGCCTCGACCACCACCAACGCGGCGACGGCAACCACGACGGCGACCGCGACGGCGCCTGGACGCCTGCGGGTCCCCGCCATCGTGGCCACGCTCGTCGGTGCCGCCGCCGCGCTCGGCATCGCCTTCGCCTACCGGGACGCCACGTCGAAGCACCAGGCCGACCCAGCTCCCGTCACCACCGCCACGTCGGCCATCGAGCCTCCTCCCCCTCCCCCGGTCGGCGCCCCGCCTGACTGGGCGACCCAGCCCTTCGTGGCCGACGCCGAGCAAGTCCTCGTCGTCGGTCAGGGCACGGGTCCGACCCGGGAAGCCGCGCTGTCGGCCGCACGCGTCGCAGCCATCGCGGAGCTGATCCGCCACCTCGCCCAGGGGCTCTCCACCTCACCCCTCCACGCCCTCCTGAAGCAACGTGGGCTCGACGGCAGCCCTGCGTCGACACCCGAGCAGAGGGAGGTGCAAGCAGCCCGCTACCTGCACCAGGTCGGAGCCATCGCGAGCCCGGAGCGGGACGAGGTGCGTTTCCAGGAACAGGACGGTCAGGTCACCGCGCTCGCGCGCTACCGCCTCCGCAAGGACGGGTTCGACGCGGCCGTGAAGAGCTACGAGCGCACGGTCCAGACCCTGGGTCTCAGCGTCGCTCCCCTCTTTCCACTGCTGGAGCAGCCCCCCAGAGCGCCTGGCGATCTCGTGGTCGTCGCGGTCGACGACAAAGGTCCTGCCGCGGCGTCCCGCGTGCGGGTGGGCGACGTCCTGATCAGCGTGAACCGACAGCCCGTTTCCGGACTGGACGCTCTGGAGAGCCTCGTTCAGAAGGCCCCCCTCGGCCCCATCGAGGTCGAGGTGGACACGGGAGGGCAACGACAGACCCTTCGTCTCCACAAGAGCGCCCGCTGA